Proteins from one Juglans microcarpa x Juglans regia isolate MS1-56 chromosome 6S, Jm3101_v1.0, whole genome shotgun sequence genomic window:
- the LOC121236823 gene encoding uncharacterized protein LOC121236823, with protein MSKPQRPRSGRTNLASCIVATIFLIFVVIIVLIVYFTVFKPHDPKISVIAVQLPSFTLSNSTVSFTFSQYVAVRNPNRADFSHYDSTLQLLYSGSQVGFMFIPAGKIEAGRTEYMTATFAVQSFPLTAPQTVGVLGPSFPGSGGGGGIRIGPTMEIESRMEMAGRVRVLHFFTHHVDTKTDCKVVIAVSDGSVLGFHC; from the coding sequence ATGAGCAAGCCCCAGAGACCGCGCTCCGGCCGTACAAATCTTGCTTCGTGCATAGTCGCCActattttcttgatctttgtCGTCATCATCGTCCTCATCGTCTACTTCACTGTCTTCAAGCCCCACGACCCCAAGATCTCCGTTATCGCTGTCCAGCTCCCCTCCTTCACCCTCTCTAACTCCACCGTCAGCTTCACCTTCTCCCAGTACGTCGCCGTCCGAAACCCCAACCGGGCCGACTTCTCCCACTACGACAGCACTCTCCAGCTCCTCTACTCCGGCAGCCAGGTCGGGTTTATGTTCATCCCAGCCGGAAAGATCGAGGCCGGAAGGACCGAGTACATGACCGCCACCTTTGCCGTCCAGTCCTTCCCGTTGACGGCTCCGCAGACGGTTGGCGTCTTGGGGCCCTCGTTCCCCGGCAGCGGCGGTGGGGGAGGGATCCGGATCGGGCCCACCATGGAGATTGAGTCGCGGATGGAGATGGCGGGTCGGGTCCGAGTCCTGCATTTCTTCACGCACCACGTGGATACTAAGACTGACTGCAAAGTCGTCATTGCTGTGAGTGATGGATCCGTCTTGGGTTTCCACTGCTAA
- the LOC121236822 gene encoding dynamin-related protein 5A gives MENLISLVNKIQRACTALGDYGEASALPTLWDSLPAIAVVGGQSSGKSSVLESIVGKDFLPRGSGIVTRRPLVLQLHKSEEGSREYAEFLHLPRKRFTDFAAVRKEIQDETDRETGRSKQISSVPIHLSIYSPNVVNLTLIDLPGLTKVAVEGQPESIVHDIENMVRSYIEKPNCIILAISPANQDLATSDAIKISREVDPTGERTLGVLTKIDLMDKGTDAVDMLEGKSYRLKFPWVGVVNRSQADINKNVDMIAARRREREYFSSTPEYKHLAHRMGSEHLAKMLSKHLETVIKSRIPGIQSLINKTVAELETELSRLGKPIAADAGGKLYMVMEICRAFDQIYKEHLDGVRPGGDKIYNVFDNQLPAALKRLQFDKQLAMENIRKIITEADGYQPHLIAPEQGYRRLIESTIVTIRGPAEAAVDAVHALLKDLIHKAVSETLELKQYPGLRVEVGNAAIESLDRMREESKKATLQLVDMECSYLTVDFFRKLPQDVEKGGNPTHSIFDRYNDSYLRRIGTTVLSYVNLVCASLRNSIPKSIVYCQVREAKRSLLDHFFTDLGKMEPKRLSSLLNEDPAVMERRTALAKRLELYRAAQAEIDAVAWSK, from the exons ATGGAGAACTTGATCTCTTTGGTCAACAAAATTCAGAGAGCTTGCACCGCTCTCGGTGACTACGGCGAAGCCAGTGCATTGCCCACTCTATGGGACTCCCTCCCCGCGATTGCCGTTGTCGGTGGTCAG AGCTCAGGGAAGTCGTCCGTGTTGGAGAGCATTGTTGGAAAGGACTTTTTACCACGTGGATCTG GGATTGTTACTCGGCGCCCACTTGTCTTGCAGCTCCATAAGAGTGAGGAAGGAAGCAGAGAATATGCAGAGTTTCTCCACCTTCCAAGGAAAAGATTCACTGATTTTG CTGCTGTACGGAAGGAGATTCAAGATGAGACTGATCGAGAGACTGGCCGTTCCAAGCAAATCTCCAGTGTTCCAATTCATCTCAGTATATATTCTCCTAATG TTGTTAACTTGACACTCATTGACCTTCCTGGGCTTACGAAAGTAGCTGTTG AGGGTCAACCTGAGAGTATTGTGCATGACATTGAGAATATGGTTCGCTCCTACATCGAGAAG CCCAACTGTATAATTCTAGCCATTTCACCTGCCAATCAAGATCTTGCTACATCTGATGCAATCAAAATTTCACGGGAAGTAGATCCTACAG GGGAGAGAACACTCGGAGTGTTGACAAAGATTGATCTTATGGATAAGGGTACTGATGCGGTGGAT ATGTTAGAAGGGAAATCTTATCGGCTGAAATTTCCTTGGGTTGGTGTCGTGAATCGCTCACAAGCGGATATTAACAAGAATGTTGACATGATTGCTGCTCGGCGTAGAGAGCGTGAATATTTCTCTAGTACCCCAGAATACAAGCACCTAGCTCATAGAATGGGTTCTGAGCATCTAGCTAAGATGCTTTCAAAG CATTTAGAAACTGTAATCAAGTCCAGAATTCCGGGTATCCAGTCCCTTATTAACAAAACAGTTGCTGAACTTGAAACTGAGCTGAGTCGTCTTGGAAAGCCCATTGCTGCAGATGCTGGA GGAAAGTTGTACATGGTTATGGAGATTTGTCGTGCTTTTGATCAAATATACAAAGAACATCTTGATGGCGT GCGTCCTGGTGGTGACAAAATTTACAATGTTTTTGATAACCAGCTTCCTGCTGCTCTGAAAAGGTTGCAGTTTGACAAACAACTTGCAATGGAAAATATACGGAAGATTATAACTGAAGCTGATGGGTACCAGCCTCATTTAATAGCTCCTGAACAAGGATATCGTCGCCTCATAGAATCTACTATAGTTACCATCAGAGGTCCTGCCGAAGCAGCTGTTGATGCG GTTCATGCCTTGCTGAAAGATCTAATTCACAAGGCTGTCAGTGAAACTCTA GAGTTGAAGCAGTACCCAGGCCTCAGAGTAGAGGTTGGAAATGCAGCTATTGAATCACTTGACCGAATGAGGGAGGAAAGCAAAAAAGCAACACTTCAGCTAGTTGATATGGAGTGTAGTTACTTGACAGTTGATTTCTTTCGGAAGCTTCCCCAAGATGTTGAGAAGGGTGGCAACCCAACGCATTCAATTTTTGACAGATACAATGATTCATATCTTAGGCGAATTG GGACAACTGTTTTGTCTTACGTCAATCTGGTCTGTGCAAGTTTGCGGAACTCTATTCCGAAGTCCATTGTTTATTGTCAAGTACGGGAGGCCAAAAGAAGCCTACTTGACCATTTTTTCACTGACTTGGGTAAAATGGAG CCCAAGCGGTTGTCATCGTTGTTAAATGAGGACCCAGCCGTCATGGAGCGACGTACCGCTCTTGCAAAGAGGCTGGAGTTGTACAGGGCTGCACAGGCAGAAATCGATGCAGTTGCATGGTCCAAGTAG
- the LOC121236824 gene encoding UDP-glucose 4-epimerase GEPI48 — MSKNILVTGGAGYIGSHTVLQLLLGGFNTVVVDNLDNSSPFALQRVKRLAGDFGDNLSFHQVDLRDKEALEQIFASKQFDAVIHFAGLKAVGESVQKPLLYFNNNLIGTITLLEVMAAHGCKKLVFSSSATVYGWPKEVPCTEEFPLSAANPYGRTKLFIEEICRDIYQSDSKWKIILLRYFNPVGSHPSGDIGEDPRGIPNNLMPFVQQVAVGRRPALTVFGNDYSTKDGTGVRDYIHVVDLADGHIAALRKLDEPSIGCEVYNLGTGKGTSVLEMVAAFENASGKKIPLVMAGRRPGDAEIVYASTDKAEKELNWKAKYGIDEMCRDQWNWASKNPYGYGSSDSN; from the exons ATGTCCAAGAACATCCTCGTCACCGGTGGAGCCGGTTACATCGGCAGCCACACCGTTCTCCAGCTCCTATTGGGTGGCTTCAACACCGTCGTCGTCGACAACCTCGACAACTCCTCCCCCTTCGCTCTCCAGCGTGTCAAACGACTCGCCGGTGATTTCGGCGACAATCTCTCCTTTCACCAG GTGGACCTCCGAGACAAAGAAGCACTCGAACAAATTTTTGCTTCAAAACA ATTTGATGCTGTCATACACTTTGCTGGGCTAAAAGCTGTTGGTGAAAGCGTGCAGAAACCATTGCTCTATTTCAACAACAATTTAATCGGGACAATTACTTTGTTGGAAGTCATGGCTGCGCATGGATGCAAAAAG CTTGTGTTCTCGTCTTCAGCCACTGTCTATGGTTGGCCAAAGGAGGTCCCGTGTACCGAAGAGTTCCCTCTTTCTGCAGCAAACCCATATGGGCGAACCAAG CTCTTCATAGAAGAAATTTGTCGTGACATCTATCAATCGGACTCCAAATGGAAAATCATTTTACTAAGATACTTCAATCCAGTGGGCTCACATCCTAGTGGTGATATTGGTGAGGATCCCCGCGGAATTCCTAACAACCTCATGCCCTTTGTCCAGCAAGTTGCTGTTGGCAGGCGACCAGCCCTGACAGTTTTTGGAAATGACTATTCAACTAAGGACGGTACCGGG GTCCGCGACTACATTCATGTTGTTGATTTAGCTGATGGGCACATTGCTGCTCTGCGCAAGCTGGATGAACCTAGTATAG GTTGTGAGGTTTACAACTTGGGAACTGGTAAGGGAACATCAGTTCTGGAGATGGTTGCTGCATTTGAAAATGCTTCTGGAAAG AAAATTCCACTAGTAATGGCTGGGCGGCGCCCCGGTGATGCTGAAATTGTTTATGCATCAACAGATAAAGCAGAAAAGGAATTGAATTGGAA GGCAAAATATGGAATAGATGAGATGTGCCGGGATCAATGGAACTGGGCAAGCAAAAATCCTTATGGCTATGGATCTTCAGACTCAAACTAA
- the LOC121236825 gene encoding uncharacterized protein LOC121236825: MAAKPLTTEAIALTEKKMDMALEDIIKMSKNTKTKPKKQQRVLNKSQKSSNNLAQDKFMKAKRLMDTRSSLRQGVLAQRRSNFQQNHFPLATDVARKAPAAPLRNRAFRSYKVANWNKSRDGVPPRRAANGGSYAKSQLLPQQGNALPKQRSQTLDSLFANMKEQRMRILSRRNNAEQHSGGGVRRPPWARGRVGN, from the exons ATGGCGGCTAAACCTCTTACAACTGAGGCAATTGCTCTTACAGAGAAGAAAATGGACATGGCATTAGAAGACATTATCAAGATGTCCAAAAACACCAAAACTAAGCCTAAGAAGCAGCAGAGGGTTCTG AACAAGAGTCAGAAATCTTCAAATAATCTTGCTCAAGATAAATTCATGAAGGCGAAACGTTTAATGGACACAAGATCCTCACTTAGACAG GGTGTCTTAGCTCAGAGAAGATCAAATTTCCAGCAGAACCATTTTCCTTTGGCAACTGACGTTGCACGAAAGGCTCCAGCTGCTCCACTTCGGAATAGAGCTTTCAGAAGCTACAAAGTGGCTAATTGGAACAAATCAAG GGATGGTGTTCCTCCGAGGAGAGCTGCAAATGGAGGCTCTTATGCAAAG TCACAGCTGCTGCCGCAGCAGGGAAATGCACTGCCCAAGCAAAGGTCTCAAACTCTGGACTCACTGTTTGCAAACATGAAGGAGCAAAGGATGAGGATATTGTCACGGCGGAACAATGCTGAACAACACAGCGGTGGTGGCGTACGAAGACCACCATGGGCAAGAGGCAGAGTGGGCAACTAA
- the LOC121236826 gene encoding uncharacterized protein LOC121236826: MDVSLGKIKVILNHFNASTTSLGSHQNRSSSVSQPPSDNSFRYRNWTRRSAAFMLNLFPVQGLPWGSSSDSQKKVELSAAEVESLRSELADLEERESHLKAQLEHVDEILLSARLSGYLFIRTRWTALPGEPPPLDDTDVDDWLPRFVVLHGPCIFFYLLSTDLSPQDSTLLSDIVEVGPLPSFTREDEETRYAFFMLTRQELRYECSSISKIQVESWLSVLQTDCKLGSDTTIFRSASRASRSLLSAASKGSRLFSEGRTVAAAATVSLRETVPFVASNYWRAGYENTSRGWIQGALAIPAAAYMLQEKEAHAAELERTFIAIKPDGVQRGLISEIISRFERKGFKLVAIKIVIPSKDFAQKHYHDLKERPFFNGLCDFLSSGPVIAMVWEGEGVIKYGRKLIGATDPQKSEPGTIRGDLAVVLGRNIIHGSDGPETAKDEINLWFKSEELVSYTSNAEKWIYEDN, translated from the exons ATGGATGTTAGTCTTGGGAAGATAAAGGTTATCCTGAATCACTTTAATGCCTCAACAACCAGCTTGGGTTCTCATCAAAACAGAAGTTCATCTGTTTCACAACCACCATCGGATAATTCTTTTag GTATCGTAACTGGACTCGAAGGAGTGCTGCATTCATGTTGAACTTGTTTCCTGTACAAGGGTTGCCATGGGGCTCTAGCAGTGATAGTCAGAAAAAG GTTGAGCTATCTGCTGCTGAAGTAGAATCACTTAGATCAGAACTCGCTGATTTAGAGGAGAGGGAAAGTCACTTGAAAGCTCA GTTGGAACATGTTGATGAAATTTTGCTGTCTGCTCGCCTGTCTGGTTATTTGTTCATTCGAACT AGGTGGACAGCTCTACCAGGAGAACCTCCCCCTTTAGATGATACTGACGTTGATGATTGGCTTCCTCGCTTTGTTGTCCTTCACGGACCATGtatattcttctatttattgTCTACAG ATCTGAGCCCTCAAGATTCCACCCTTCTATCCGACATTGTTGAAGTAGGTCCCCTTCCAAGCTTTACGCGAGAAGATGAGGAGACACGTTATGCCTTTTTTATGCTAACTCGTCAAGAACTGAGATATGAGTGCTCAAGTATTTCCAAGATTCAG GTGGAATCTTGGTTGTCAGTACTACAAACTGACTGTAAATTGGGTTCTGATACAACA ATCTTCCGTTCGGCTTCCAGAGCCTCCAGGTCGCTCCTCTCTGCTGCCTCCAAAGGCTCTCGTCTCTTCTCTG AAGGGCGAACCGTAGCTGCCGCTGCTACAGTGTCATTGAGAGAAACGGTACCGTTTGTAGCTTCAAATTACTGGAGGGCCGGTTATGAGAATACATCCAGAGGATGGATTCAAGGAGCCCTTGCTATTCCTGCGGCAG CTTACATGCTTCAGGAGAAGGAGGCTCATGCTGCTGAg CTAGAGCGCACTTTCATTGCTATCAAGCCTGATGGAGTTCAAAGAGGGCTG atttcagaaataATATCCCGTTTTGAAAGGAAAGGGTTTAAGCTCGTGGCCATTAAAATAGTGATTCCTTCAAAGGATTTTGCACAGAAGCATTATCACGATCTGAAGGAAAGACCTTTCTTCAATGGCCTATGCGACTTCCTTAGCTCTGGCCCTGTTATTGCAATG GTGTGGGAAGGAGAGGGAGTGATAAAGTACGGTCGAAAGCTGATTGGAGCTACAGATCCACAGAAGTCGGAACCTGGAACCATCAGAGGTGATCTAGCTGTGGTTCTTGGGAG AAACATCATCCATGGGAGTGATGGTCCAGAGACTGCCAAGGATGAAATCAATTTGTGGTTCAAGTCAGAGGAGTTGGTTAGTTACACTAGCAATGCAGAGAAGTGGATCTATGAAGACAACTGA
- the LOC121236666 gene encoding NAD(P)H-quinone oxidoreductase subunit S, chloroplastic, protein MAPSIIPLSIPCSPLKSHFLGGNRFSHHLHKPRLTIHKQPSTQHLTTCAKFDLFQIMGGRGLCNGEKGLQQELKRDIEEQASAAAAAAKHEKSGNIDAISTMDHSFPENAFEKELMGLTGGFPGGEKGLKTFIERNPLSMPGMISTEEP, encoded by the coding sequence ATGGCTCCTTCCATCATTCCCCTGAGCATTCCATGCTCTCCTCTTAAATCCCATTTTCTAGGGGGAAACCGCTTCTCCCATCATCTTCACAAACCCCGTTTAACAATTCATAAACAGCCATCAACCCAACACCTAACAACATGCGCCAAATTTGATCTATTCCAAATCATGGGAGGCAGAGGACTCTGCAACGGAGAAAAGGGTCTTCAACAGGAGCTAAAGAGAGACATTGAAGAACAAGCATCCGCAGCCGCTGCTGCTGCAAAGCATGAAAAATCAGGTAATATTGATGCGATATCAACAATGGATCATAGTTTTCCAGAAAACGCTTTTGAAAAGGAGCTGATGGGGCTAACTGGGGGATTTCCTGGTGGTGAAAAAGGTCTGAAAACATTCATAGAAAGAAATCCACTCTCGATGCCTGGTATGATTTCCACTGAAGAACCCTAA